In Lutra lutra chromosome 13, mLutLut1.2, whole genome shotgun sequence, one genomic interval encodes:
- the LOC125083549 gene encoding olfactory receptor 2S2-like, whose product MEKGNWSSPVAGFILLGLSDYPKLEKMFFVLILLMYLVILLGNGVLILVTVLDSRLHTPMYFFLGNLSFLDICYTTSSVPLILDGFLNPRKIISFLACAVQMFLSFTMAGTECVLLSMMAFDRYVAICNPLRYPVIMSKATYVPMAASSWVIGGTASVIHTSLTIQLPFCGDNVINHFTCEILAVLKLACADISINVISIGVTNVIFLGAPVLFIFISYVFIIVTILRIPSAEGRRKAFSTCSAHFTVVVIFYGTLVFMYGKPKSKDPLGAERQDLSDKLIPLFYGLAVPMLNPIIYSLRNKDVKAAVRNLVAQKCFTQ is encoded by the coding sequence ATGGAAAAAGGCAATTGGTCCTCCCCTGTGGCGGGGTTCATTCTCCTAGGCCTCTCAGACTACCCAAAGCTGGAGAAAATGTTCTTTGTGCTCATCCTCCTGATGTACCTGGTGATCTTACTTGGCAATGGGGTCCTCATCCTGGTGACCGTCCTTGACTCCCGCCtgcacacacccatgtacttcttcctgggGAACCTCTCCTTCCTGGACATCTGCTACACAACCTCCTCAGTCCCTCTAATCCTGGATGGCTTCCTCAATCCTAGGAAAATCATCTCCTTCTTAGCCTGTGCTGTGCAGATGTTTCTCTCCTTTACCATGGCAGGGACAGAGTGTGTGCTTCTGAGCATGATGGCATTTgatcgctatgtggccatctgtaacccCCTTAGGTACCCTGTGATCATGAGCAAGGCTACCTATGTGCCCATGGCAGCCAGCTCCTGGGTTATTGGTGGTACAGCTTCTGTGATACACACATCTTTGACAATTCAGCTGCCTTTCTGTGGGGACAATGTCATCAACCACTTCACCTGTGAAATCTTGGCTGTCCTGAAGTTGGCCTGTGCTGACATCTCCATCAATGTGATCAGCATAGGGGTGACCAACGTGATCTTCTTGGGGGCCCCAGTTCTCTTCATCTTCATCTCTTATGTGTTCATCATTGTTACCATCCTGAGGATCCCCTCagctgaggggaggagaaaggccttctccacctgctcTGCCCACTTTACTGTGGTAGTCATCTTCTATGGGACCTTAGTTTTCATGTACGGGAAGCCCAAGTCTAAGGATCCCCTGGGGGCAGAGAGACAAGACCTTTCCGATAAGCTCATCCCCCTCTTTTATGGGTTGGCGGTCCCCATGCTCAACCCCATCATTTACAGCCTCAGGAACAAGGATGTGAAGGCTGCTGTGAGGAACCTGGTGGCTCAGAAATGTTTCACCCAGTGA